The following proteins are encoded in a genomic region of Cryptomeria japonica chromosome 11, Sugi_1.0, whole genome shotgun sequence:
- the LOC131050734 gene encoding chlorophyllase-2, which yields MGRKTNFFLVFLLSILLNNEIVEGDSSVSGDVFMEGPFTVKALDMQTWGPSLDKSLLVAVPTLKGTYPVLLFLHSYVPLRNNFYWDFLHQVASHGYIAVAPLLYDFTGWDCTQEMIDTASISDWLKVNLHLHFPAQLKAVVPDFDRFAIAGHGRGGKVAFGVALGLAASTAVKISALAGFDPVDGAGDRQNPPTILTYSNTSLPLSIPALIVGTGLGSKRTILLPACAPERLGHDEFFNESPAPAYHFVASDYGVNDILNNELFWLPCLLCQCRIPLEPMRRFAAGVLVAFLRSAMEENGETFEYILKNPAVAPVRLEPPQYKVLPDFVPPEAAIQQEPQILLVNGMDVSAPDSAI from the exons ATGGGAAGAAAGACCAACTTCTTTCTCGTTTTCCTGCTAAG TATTTTGTTGAATAATGAGATTGTTGAAGGGGATTCATCGGTGTCTGGAGATGTGTTCATGGAGGGTCCGTTCACTGTTAAGGCACTGGACATGCAAACATGGGGTCCGTCGCTAGATAAGTCCTTGCTGGTTGCAGTACCGACTTTAAAGGGAACATATCCGGTTTTGCTGTTCTTGCACAGCTACGTTCCCCTGCGCAACAATTTCTACTGGGACTTTCTGCATCAGGTGGCTTCTCATGGATATATCGCAGTGGCTCCACTG CTGTACGACTTCACAGGATGGGACTGCACGCAAGAGATGATCGACACGGCATCCATTTCAGACTGGCTGAAAGTAAACCTTCATTTGCATTTTCCCGCTCAGCTGAAGGCCGTAGTGCCAGATTTCGACAGATTCGCCATCGCAGGCCACGGCAGGGGCGGGAAAGTAGCCTTTGGCGTAGCCCTAGGCCTGGCGGCCAGTACTGCAGTCAAAATCTCTGCCCTAGCGGGATTCGACCCTGTGGACGGAGCAGGCGACCGTCAAAACCCTCCCACTATCTTAACATACTCAAACACCTCCCTTCCTCTCTCAATTCCCGCATTGATTGTAGGTACAGGGCTGGGCTCCAAGCGCACGATTCTTCTGCCGGCCTGTGCGCCTGAGCGGCTAGGGCACGACGAATTCTTTAATGAATCTCCGGCGCCGGCGTACCATTTTGTGGCCAGCGATTACGGCGTAAATGATATTCTCAACAACGAGCTGTTCTGGTTGCCGTGCTTGCTTTGCCAGTGCAGGATCCCGCTTGAGCCAATGAGGAGGTTTGCGGCGGGCGTTCTGGTGGCGTTTCTCAGGTCTGCCATGGAAGAAAATGGAGAAACTTTTGAATATATTTTAAAGAATCCGGCCGTGGCGCCTGTGAGGCTTGAGCCACCACAGTATAAGGTGCTTCCTGATTTTGTTCCTCCTGAAGCTGCGATACAGCAGGAACCCCAAATTCTTCTGGTAAATGGGATGGATGTATCAGCACCTGATTCTGCAATTTGA